A region of Vitis riparia cultivar Riparia Gloire de Montpellier isolate 1030 chromosome 1, EGFV_Vit.rip_1.0, whole genome shotgun sequence DNA encodes the following proteins:
- the LOC117922807 gene encoding calmodulin-binding transcription activator 4 isoform X3, whose translation MSGFDFNDLLKEAQIRWLKPAEVLFILQNYEKHQLTQEPPQKPTSGSLFLFNKRVLRFFRKDGHSWRKKKDGRTVGEAHERLKVGTVETINCYYAHGEQNPSFQRRSYWMLDPAYEHIVLVHYREISEGRHSPGSNSLLSSGSTQTQSPSSYNSQIPGSTSAVSELYDSPQNVCSPGSVEVSSEVVMKSNVREHLDRINGIGNFGNSSELEVSQALRRLEEQLSLNDDSLEAIDAFQSQNENMNGLETLEYERKMSKQDQHAVLLSGPEYTVHDQHYTGYAGCSTDDLMLPQDAGGNREHYHHQSTVEGRDTLSWEEIMEFCKSSSGVDSKEKHKSYGNERPLSSSGRGAAEKQQNSHWLNVEGTNSESSSILLPSEVENLNFPEYKTNTHAVNSDYYRMLFDEGQIEMPLESGPSLTLAQKQRFTICEISPEWGFSSETTKVIIAGSFLCHPSECAWTCMFGDIEVPVQIIQEGVICCQAPPHPPGKVTLCITSGNRESCSEVREFEYHAKTSSCTHCNLSQTEATKSPEELLLLARFVQMLLFDPLVHRRDGIKSGIDLLIKSKTDEDSWDCIIEALLFGSGTSSSTVDWLLQELLKDKLHQWLSSRSREGCESFGCSLSKKEQGMIHMIAGLGFEWALNPILNTGVSINFRDINGWTALHWAARFGREKMVAALIASGASAGAVTDPSPQDPTGKTAASIASTSGHKGLAGYLSEVAVTSHLSSLTLEESELSKGSAEVEAEITVNNISKGGLAASEDQIPLKDALAAVRNTTQAAARIQAAFRAHSFRQKQQREADAPYVDEYGISSDDIQELSAMSKLAFRNSAALSIQKKYRGWKGRKDFLTLRQKVVKIQAHVRGYHVRKNYKVICWAVGILDKVILRWRRRGAGLRGFRPESESIDENEDEDILKAFRRQKVDGAINEAVSRVLSMVESPEAREQYHRVLERFHQAKQSHFGHDSAFEAD comes from the exons ATGTCTG GCTTTGATTTTAACGATCTTTTAAAAGAAGCTCAAATCCGTTGGCTAAAGCCTGCTGAAGTGCTCTTTATTTTACAGAATTATGAGAAGCATCAGCTTACTCAAGAGCCTCCTCAGAAACCAACTA GTGGTTCTCTGTTTCTTTTTAATAAGAGAGTCCTTCGTTTTTTCCGTAAAGATGGTCATAGTTGGCGTAAGAAGAAGGATGGGAGGACTGTTGGGGAAGCACATGAGCGTCTCAAG GTTGGAACTGTTGAAACTATAAATTGTTATTATGCACACGGAGAACAGAATCCCAGTTTTCAAAGGCGTAGCTATTGGATGCTGGATCC gGCATATGAGCACATTGTTCTAGTTCATTATAGAGAGATAAGTGAG GGAAGGCACAGTCCTGGATCCAATTCACTGTTGTCATCAGGATCCACTCAAACTCAGAGTCCCAGCTCTTATAATTCTCAAATTCCAGGCTCTACGTCTGCAGTTAGTGAATTATATGATTCACCCCAAAATGTTTGCAGTCCAGGGTCTGTAGAAGTTAGTTCTGAGGTAGTAATGAAGAGTAATGTCAGAGAACACTTGGACCGGATAAATGGCATAGGAAATTTTGGTAATTCATCTGAGCTTGAGGTTAGTCAAGCATTGCGAAGGCTTGAGGAGCAGTTAAGTTTGAATGATGACAGCTTGGAAGCAATTGATGCATTTCAGAGTCAGAATGAGAATATGAATGGCTTGGAAACTCTAGAATATGAAAGGAAGATGTCTAAACAGGATCAGCATGCTGTTTTACTTAGTGGACCAGAATATACTGTACATGATCAACATTACACTGGATATGCTGGTTGTAGTACAGATGATCTTATGCTGCCACAAGATGCAG GTGGCAACAGGGAACATTATCATCATCAATCTACAGTTGAAGGGAGAGACACCTTATCATGGGAAGAGATAATGGAGTTCTGCAAGAGTTCATCCGGTGTGGACTCAAAAGAGAAACACAAATCTTATGGAAAT GAAAGACCACTTTCTTCTTCAGGGAGGGGAGCAGCTGAGAAGCAGCAAAACTCTCATTGGCTAAATGTTGAAGGGACTAATTCTGAAAGTT CTTCTATATTGTTACCTTCAGAAGTTGAAAATTTGAACTTTCCTGAATATAAGACAAATACTCATGCTGTCAACTCAGACTACTACAGAATGTTGTTTGACGAAGGTCAGATTGAAATGCCTCTAGAATCAGGTCCAAGTTTGACTCTTGCACAAAAACAGCGATTTACGATCTGTGAAATATCACCAGAATGGGGTTTTTCCAGTGAGACTACAAAG GTAATCATTGCAGGGTCTTTTCTCTGTCATCCATCAGAGTGTGCATGGACTTGTATGTTTGGTGACATTGAAGTTCCTGTTCAGATCATTCAGGAAGGTGTCATCTGTTGCCAGGCTCCTCCTCACCCTCCTGGAAAGGTCACTCTCTGCATTACTTCTGGAAATCGAGAGTCCTGCAGTGAGGTCAGAGAGTTTGAGTACCATGCTAAGACAAGTAGTTGTACTCACTGTAATTTATCCCAAACAGAAGCAACTAAGAGTCCAGAAGAACTGTTGTTACTTGCCAGATTTGTGCAGATGCTTCTGTTTGATCCATTGGTGCACAGAAGAGATGGTATTAAATCTGGAATTGATCTATTGATAAAATCAAAAACTGATGAAGATTCATGGGATTGTATTATAGAGGCACTTTTATTTGGCAGTGGGACTTCATCTAGTACTGTGGATTGGCTTCTGCAAGAGCTTCTGAAAGACAAGTTGCATCAGTGGCTTTCTTCCCGATCCCGGGAAGGATGTGAGTCATTTGGATGTTCCTTGTCCAAAAAAGAGCAAGGGATGATACACATGATTGCTGGGTTAGGCTTTGAGTGGGCCTTAAATCCAATTCTTAACACTGGAGTCAGCATAAATTTCCGTGACATTAATGGGTGGACTGCCCTTCATTGGGCAGCACGTTTTGGAAG GGAAAAAATGGTTGCTGCACTTATAGCTTCCGGTGCATCAGCTGGGGCAGTGACAGATCCCAGTCCACAAGATCCCACTGGTAAAACTGCAGCATCCATTGCTTCCACAAGCGGGCATAAGGGACTTGCTGGTTATCTTTCTGAGGTGGCAGTAACTAGTCATCTGTCATCCCTCACTCTGGAAGAAAGTGAGCTTTCAAAAGGGTCTGCTGAGGTGGAAGCAGAAATTACTGTAAATAATATCTCAAAAGGGGGCCTTGCTGCTAGTGAGGATCAGATTCCGCTTAAAGATGCCTTGGCTGCAGTTCGGAATACAACTCAGGCAGCTGCACGCATACAAGCTGCTTTCCGTGCACATTCTTTCAGGCAGAAGCAGCAGAGAGAAGCTGATGCTCCTTATGTAGATGAGTATGGTATCAGTTCAGATGACATTCAGGAACTTTCAGCAATGTCAAAGCTGGCCTTTCGCAATTCAGCTGCTTTATCTATCCAGAAAAAATATCGAGGTTGGAAAGGTCGTAAGGATTTCCTAACACTACGTCAGAAAGTTGTAAAGATACAG GCTCATGTGAGAGGATATCACGTTAGGAAGAATTACAAGGTGATCTGTTGGGCTGTTGGCATTCTAGACAAGGTTATACTGCGGTGGCGCCGAAGAGGAGCTGGTTTGCGAGGTTTTCGGCCTGAATCAGAGTCCATTGATGAAAACGAGGATGAAGACATTCTTAAGGCGTTCCGCAGGCAGAAAGTGGATGGAGCCATTAACGAGGCTGTATCAAGGGTGCTGTCCATGGTGGAGTCTCCCGAAGCACGTGAACAATATCACCGCGTGCTTGAAAGATTCCATCAAGCTAAG CAATCACATTTCGGACATGATTCAGCATTTGAGGCGGATTAG
- the LOC117922807 gene encoding calmodulin-binding transcription activator 4 isoform X4: MSGFDFNDLLKEAQIRWLKPAEVLFILQNYEKHQLTQEPPQKPTSGSLFLFNKRVLRFFRKDGHSWRKKKDGRTVGEAHERLKVGTVETINCYYAHGEQNPSFQRRSYWMLDPAYEHIVLVHYREISEGRHSPGSNSLLSSGSTQTQSPSSYNSQIPGSTSAVSELYDSPQNVCSPGSVEVSSEVVMKSNVREHLDRINGIGNFGNSSELEVSQALRRLEEQLSLNDDSLEAIDAFQSQNENMNGLETLEYERKMSKQDQHAVLLSGPEYTVHDQHYTGYAGCSTDDLMLPQDAGGNREHYHHQSTVEGRDTLSWEEIMEFCKSSSGVDSKEKHKSYGNERPLSSSGRGAAEKQQNSHWLNVEGTNSESSSILLPSEVENLNFPEYKTNTHAVNSDYYRMLFDEGQIEMPLESGPSLTLAQKQRFTICEISPEWGFSSETTKVIIAGSFLCHPSECAWTCMFGDIEVPVQIIQEGVICCQAPPHPPGKVTLCITSGNRESCSEVREFEYHAKTSSCTHCNLSQTEATKSPEELLLLARFVQMLLFDPLVHRRDGIKSGIDLLIKSKTDEDSWDCIIEALLFGSGTSSSTVDWLLQELLKDKLHQWLSSRSREGCESFGCSLSKKEQGMIHMIAGLGFEWALNPILNTGVSINFRDINGWTALHWAARFGREKMVAALIASGASAGAVTDPSPQDPTGKTAASIASTSGHKGLAGYLSEVAVTSHLSSLTLEESELSKGSAEVEAEITVNNISKGGLAASEDQIPLKDALAAVRNTTQAAARIQAAFRAHSFRQKQQREADAPYVDEYGISSDDIQELSAMSKLAFRNSAALSIQKKYRGWKGRKDFLTLRQKVVKIQAHVRGYHVRKNYKVICWAVGILDKVILRWRRRGAGLRGFRPESESIDENEDEDILKAFRRQKVDGAINEAVSRVLSMVESPEAREQYHRVLERFHQAKQSHFGHDSAFEAD; this comes from the exons ATGTCTG GCTTTGATTTTAACGATCTTTTAAAAGAAGCTCAAATCCGTTGGCTAAAGCCTGCTGAAGTGCTCTTTATTTTACAGAATTATGAGAAGCATCAGCTTACTCAAGAGCCTCCTCAGAAACCAACTA GTGGTTCTCTGTTTCTTTTTAATAAGAGAGTCCTTCGTTTTTTCCGTAAAGATGGTCATAGTTGGCGTAAGAAGAAGGATGGGAGGACTGTTGGGGAAGCACATGAGCGTCTCAAG GTTGGAACTGTTGAAACTATAAATTGTTATTATGCACACGGAGAACAGAATCCCAGTTTTCAAAGGCGTAGCTATTGGATGCTGGATCC gGCATATGAGCACATTGTTCTAGTTCATTATAGAGAGATAAGTGAG GGAAGGCACAGTCCTGGATCCAATTCACTGTTGTCATCAGGATCCACTCAAACTCAGAGTCCCAGCTCTTATAATTCTCAAATTCCAGGCTCTACGTCTGCAGTTAGTGAATTATATGATTCACCCCAAAATGTTTGCAGTCCAGGGTCTGTAGAAGTTAGTTCTGAGGTAGTAATGAAGAGTAATGTCAGAGAACACTTGGACCGGATAAATGGCATAGGAAATTTTGGTAATTCATCTGAGCTTGAGGTTAGTCAAGCATTGCGAAGGCTTGAGGAGCAGTTAAGTTTGAATGATGACAGCTTGGAAGCAATTGATGCATTTCAGAGTCAGAATGAGAATATGAATGGCTTGGAAACTCTAGAATATGAAAGGAAGATGTCTAAACAGGATCAGCATGCTGTTTTACTTAGTGGACCAGAATATACTGTACATGATCAACATTACACTGGATATGCTGGTTGTAGTACAGATGATCTTATGCTGCCACAAGATGCAG GTGGCAACAGGGAACATTATCATCATCAATCTACAGTTGAAGGGAGAGACACCTTATCATGGGAAGAGATAATGGAGTTCTGCAAGAGTTCATCCGGTGTGGACTCAAAAGAGAAACACAAATCTTATGGAAAT GAAAGACCACTTTCTTCTTCAGGGAGGGGAGCAGCTGAGAAGCAGCAAAACTCTCATTGGCTAAATGTTGAAGGGACTAATTCTGAAAGTT CTTCTATATTGTTACCTTCAGAAGTTGAAAATTTGAACTTTCCTGAATATAAGACAAATACTCATGCTGTCAACTCAGACTACTACAGAATGTTGTTTGACGAAGGTCAGATTGAAATGCCTCTAGAATCAGGTCCAAGTTTGACTCTTGCACAAAAACAGCGATTTACGATCTGTGAAATATCACCAGAATGGGGTTTTTCCAGTGAGACTACAAAG GTAATCATTGCAGGGTCTTTTCTCTGTCATCCATCAGAGTGTGCATGGACTTGTATGTTTGGTGACATTGAAGTTCCTGTTCAGATCATTCAGGAAGGTGTCATCTGTTGCCAGGCTCCTCCTCACCCTCCTGGAAAGGTCACTCTCTGCATTACTTCTGGAAATCGAGAGTCCTGCAGTGAGGTCAGAGAGTTTGAGTACCATGCTAAGACAAGTAGTTGTACTCACTGTAATTTATCCCAAACAGAAGCAACTAAGAGTCCAGAAGAACTGTTGTTACTTGCCAGATTTGTGCAGATGCTTCTGTTTGATCCATTGGTGCACAGAAGAGATGGTATTAAATCTGGAATTGATCTATTGATAAAATCAAAAACTGATGAAGATTCATGGGATTGTATTATAGAGGCACTTTTATTTGGCAGTGGGACTTCATCTAGTACTGTGGATTGGCTTCTGCAAGAGCTTCTGAAAGACAAGTTGCATCAGTGGCTTTCTTCCCGATCCCGGGAAGGATGTGAGTCATTTGGATGTTCCTTGTCCAAAAAAGAGCAAGGGATGATACACATGATTGCTGGGTTAGGCTTTGAGTGGGCCTTAAATCCAATTCTTAACACTGGAGTCAGCATAAATTTCCGTGACATTAATGGGTGGACTGCCCTTCATTGGGCAGCACGTTTTGGAAG GGAAAAAATGGTTGCTGCACTTATAGCTTCCGGTGCATCAGCTGGGGCAGTGACAGATCCCAGTCCACAAGATCCCACTGGTAAAACTGCAGCATCCATTGCTTCCACAAGCGGGCATAAGGGACTTGCTGGTTATCTTTCTGAGGTGGCAGTAACTAGTCATCTGTCATCCCTCACTCTGGAAGAAAGTGAGCTTTCAAAAGGGTCTGCTGAGGTGGAAGCAGAAATTACTGTAAATAATATCTCAAAAGGGGGCCTTGCTGCTAGTGAGGATCAGATTCCGCTTAAAGATGCCTTGGCTGCAGTTCGGAATACAACTCAGGCAGCTGCACGCATACAAGCTGCTTTCCGTGCACATTCTTTCAGGCAGAAGCAGCAGAGAGAAGCTGATGCTCCTTATGTAGATGAGTATGGTATCAGTTCAGATGACATTCAGGAACTTTCAGCAATGTCAAAGCTGGCCTTTCGCAATTCAGCTGCTTTATCTATCCAGAAAAAATATCGAGGTTGGAAAGGTCGTAAGGATTTCCTAACACTACGTCAGAAAGTTGTAAAGATACAG GCTCATGTGAGAGGATATCACGTTAGGAAGAATTACAAGGTGATCTGTTGGGCTGTTGGCATTCTAGACAAGGTTATACTGCGGTGGCGCCGAAGAGGAGCTGGTTTGCGAGGTTTTCGGCCTGAATCAGAGTCCATTGATGAAAACGAGGATGAAGACATTCTTAAGGCGTTCCGCAGGCAGAAAGTGGATGGAGCCATTAACGAGGCTGTATCAAGGGTGCTGTCCATG